In Doryrhamphus excisus isolate RoL2022-K1 chromosome 21, RoL_Dexc_1.0, whole genome shotgun sequence, a single genomic region encodes these proteins:
- the LOC131108956 gene encoding cAMP-responsive element modulator-like isoform X1, translated as MDSPPSHGLSIEASQALSSMTINSQPLPSESNASEYYANMWSYPNNYFPAVQGGPFCYQNEGAQIVPIAMSTTPAGDMTAPQLQYTSSFFPKGVVQGHPPRKQSERSLKKNREAAREYRKRRKVYVRDLEKRAEQLENENLALKEELKSWKICPEKVK; from the exons ATGGAC TCTCCCCCATCTCACGGTTTATCCATCGAGGCGAGCCAAGCGCTGTCCTCCATGACCATCAACTCTCAGCCGCTTCCTTCCGAGTCCAACGCCTCGGAGTACTATGCCAACATGTGGAGTTACCCCAACAACTACTTCCCAGCAGTGCAAG GCGGGCCATTCTGCTACCAGAATGAGGGAGCACAGATTGTCCCGATTGCCATGTCGACGACACCAGCAG gTGACATGACGGCCCCTCAGCTCCAATACACCAGCTCCTTTTTCCCAAAGGGTGTGGTACAGGGACACCCCCCCCGTAAACAGTCAGAACGCAGCTTGAAGAAAAACCG GGAAGCTGCACGGGAATACAGGAAAAGGAGAAAGGTCTACGTTCGAGACCTTGAGAAACGAGCGGAACAGCTTGAAAATGAAAACTTGGCCCTCAAGGAGGAACTTAAAAGCTGGAAAATATGCCCAGAGAAAGTCAAGTAG
- the LOC131108956 gene encoding cAMP-responsive element modulator-like isoform X2: protein MDSPPSHGLSIEASQALSSMTINSQPLPSESNASEYYANMWSYPNNYFPAVQGDMTAPQLQYTSSFFPKGVVQGHPPRKQSERSLKKNREAAREYRKRRKVYVRDLEKRAEQLENENLALKEELKSWKICPEKVK from the exons ATGGAC TCTCCCCCATCTCACGGTTTATCCATCGAGGCGAGCCAAGCGCTGTCCTCCATGACCATCAACTCTCAGCCGCTTCCTTCCGAGTCCAACGCCTCGGAGTACTATGCCAACATGTGGAGTTACCCCAACAACTACTTCCCAGCAGTGCAAG gTGACATGACGGCCCCTCAGCTCCAATACACCAGCTCCTTTTTCCCAAAGGGTGTGGTACAGGGACACCCCCCCCGTAAACAGTCAGAACGCAGCTTGAAGAAAAACCG GGAAGCTGCACGGGAATACAGGAAAAGGAGAAAGGTCTACGTTCGAGACCTTGAGAAACGAGCGGAACAGCTTGAAAATGAAAACTTGGCCCTCAAGGAGGAACTTAAAAGCTGGAAAATATGCCCAGAGAAAGTCAAGTAG